The genomic interval AATTCAAGAATTTTCAGTTAAAAACTACATAACTCTTATATTTACTGCTATCTTCTTTTCATATCGTCGTAGTCTTTTAATGTTGAaagtttttcttaattaaaaaaaaaaaaacccatttAGCCATTGTTTCATAGTATGAGCCGAATCAATTATAACgagtaatatataaaaaaaacaattataaacaAATGTCAAAGAGCAATGAATTTGAGAAGTCGAATATCATGATTGTGGTGGGAGGGAAACTAGCCAGAATAGTCAACGCCTAGGCAATTaggttttaatttaatttgttctttttaacTATCAATCTTCAGTTCTTCACCATCCAAATGTGAAATTAATGTTCCCATTAATATTCTTCTCATCATTTCCCTGCCTCACCAACTGTACGGAATCTTTTATTTACACATTAACAAATCAAGTTTAGGGGATTGATCAGCCCCTcctaatcaatttttaatccCAATAACTGCATTGTTTAGTCCTATAATTTAATCTCACATAATCACCCAACtttattaactaattttttacaCACTTGGAACTATAAAGCAAACCCATTAGaaaaaacctttaaaataatttttgtttgaattagtTACGAATCCACCAACACCTAAAAAATAAGCTTCTAATGATTTGATCATGTTAGATTTTTGACTAAGAGAAATTCTTTTGAGTGGGGCTTCTTCTGCATGCTTGTCACGtactaaattttattaattttatgatttatgtATGTATAGGTCATTATTAGGTCGATTCACAATGAACATGAATCCtctcaataatttattattctcatCTCACATTTCCACATTTTCACTTCATGCATAACTAAATTCAAGGAGACCTTTCAGATTTGTATAATTCAAAGAGGAATCCATGTGTTCGTTGTCatgatttataattatacGTTTACACGGTGATGAAGCTTAATATGTAAGACTTGTGTTAGCCCCATAACAAGTGATAATAACACTTAATATGCGATAGCATAAGCATATGCTTAATAATGTTATCAATACACACATAAGCTTTTAATATGGAGTATGGAGTATGGAGTATGGAGTATGGAGTCAATTAAATGGCAACCATATTTGTAAGATTCCTTGAATGGGACCCCTTATCATTGTTATActtcaattttcaatataaatttgcCCGAACGTCGCCCACcgcaattatttttctgtcACAAGGGAgagataattaataaagaaggAAGGACATTTCTATCTTGCTGTAAACTAACCTCACATTCCATCACCTTTAACAATGACTCGCAAGTGTACATGTTTATTAGATTTCCATTGATTTTGGTGCAATAATTTGTGTAAGTTATTGGTCCGAGAAAGTTCCgctaacaaaaaaaaggtaaaatgaCACttaaaatcttgaaatttaagTCAATAGACAATGTTTTAAGTGTTAATCAATCTCGTTTATTGTTAGATGAAGGTAAGAATATATTTATGCACCATAAAGTCCATGGTGATTAACGTACTATAATTATTGTCTTTATCCCCATTCAAATATGCGAAATTCACTAATACAAAGAATTTGTGTAAAAACGAGAGTTTTGGCTATTTGTTTGAATCATTTCTAAAGCGCTAGGGTTTAGCTATGATTGGAATAACAAGTTTGCAGTATTCCAGTTACTGAAATCtgtcaggaaaaaaaaaaaaaaagggactCTAAACTCtacctttgaaattgaagagCCTGAGAGCAAGTGGTTCATGTCAATAAAAACagtaaaattaaagtaaattattaGAATGATGAGGATACCATTTTGGGAGAAGACTTGTTTGAGAGGGTTAGGCATCCAGAGCAGGCGTGTCCTCTTTTGGGTATGGCTCTTTGGTTTTTGGGACAAGAGAGAATAGTAGTGGCAATGTTGCCAACACATtgattcaattcaattcaattcaagaaagaaaaagagaaaagaaagcaaaagctCTCAACTTTCTCTATTCCCATGGGCGAAGATCTGACTTTGCCTTTACCATCACTCCTCTCATTTTGCTTGTGATTACGATCTCGAATCTTTCATTTTCCCAccccccctctctctctctcttttcttctttttttcttctcctatCAATACTGTCAGTATCTCTCCAGTTTCTTGATAATCCATCGAGAGAATTAACGCATCCCCATTCAACTTGTCACTTTTTCAGAAAATCCCATCCCATCATCGCTTTGTTCCTTTTTCGGCATTCACATTTTATAAGTCATAAAATAtgacacaaaaataaaatctcaaaattttatcatcaacaatttagcataacaaaacaaaacttaagCAATAATTTACAATAGCTTGGATTTTAGCTGTATCACaagacaaattaataaaagttacaTTATCAAGCCATTAGCAATGGCACGATTGGTACCAACATGAGTGGTTTCATACACCGGAAGCTCTTCACAATACCTATCGTTTCCAATAACGTTAAGATGATCAAGCTCAAACAAATCGGAACTTGAACAACTGGCcgcatcatcatcatcatcatcataattaaCGCGAACATCTCGCATAataacatcatttttcttctgaTTTTGGTGGTAATCTTTCAAGAACTCTCGAGCCATTTCTCCGACACGCTCGACTTCGTTCTTTCTTGACGGTGATTTCCCAATTTTCCAAGCTGTAGCTACTGAAACCGACATTAAGCTCGTATTATCTTCCTCGTATAAGCATTTGTGACCGCATGGTCTGCAATCTTCGTCCACGATAACGCTAACTGGGTAAAACCTGACGCTTCTTTGAGCCCCATTGCGCAGTCTTTCCCTCGTAGAAGGCGAGCTTTTGCTTAAACATGATCTTGAGAACGAAGAAGCCGAAGAACAAGTTGACACCTGCCCTGACTTTGAGCTCCTCACAGCGTTCAtgacatcatcatcataactTGCGTTCAGCGAGCTTGCTgaattctttgttttctttgcgTTTCCTGCTGTGAAAAGCGAGTTAATGAAACTTGCGAGGCGACCACCGGGCGAAATGGGCTGCTTCACTTTCTTGAGattgttgtaaattttcaaGGCCCTTGATTTTGACTTGATGAGATCGGTGCCATCAAGCTGCTTTGGTGTGGCGGAATTGTAGTGACGATACTGATAATCATCAAACAAATGCAATTCTCTCTGTTCATAAAACAGAGCAGCCCTCTCTGTTCTCTCTGTTCTCTTTGCTTTCTCTGGCTGAGCCTGAGCTGCTGCTACGCTAGTCCTCACAGGCTTAGGCCTTCGGGGCTCAAAAAAAGAAGCTCCCGATCTCGAGCCGTACAATGAATCCGTATCAGACGATGAGAATCCACCGGAACTCGAATCTGATGAGCTCGAAGTGGAGCTAAAGAACATAACATCCTGATCATGGTCATGATCACGATGCAACCTCCTCTCGCAGTCATTCCAAACCTGCCCCTGTTTCGGGTTTGCCTTCTCGCCAACCTTCTTGTCCATCCACTTCTCGATCAAACAAGCCCGCTGAAGGCTTGACATTTGTTCTTCTTCAACTGGCTTGCTGCTTCTGCCCCTGCTTCTGCTCTGTCTGGTATTCATGGTTTCTCTGTAGAACTTCAAATCTGGCGACTTTGCGACGCCGTCGTCGGTTGAACGGTAGATTTCATCGAGAAGACTCGAAGAGAAAGATGGGTTCTTTCGCTCTTGCATATATCTATCTTCTCTAAGCTTTTGCTCCCGCTTGTACATTGCTTTTTGTGACAAGTAAAACgtctaacaaaataaaaaaaagaaaaaagaaaaaacaagctAGAAGAGGAAGTTTATAGAGACTTTTAGGAACTGCAAAGGCTAAGAGGCTCTAAGCAATTGAAGAAGAGATGGAGTGAGTAATGAGAGCAAAATTGCACGCTTTTGATTGAAGGTGAAGAGAAGGGTACAGAAGCTTAGAGGCTTTATAAAGCTCTTTCGTGCGCGTGCATGTGAATCAATGTATGTTCCATCCATCCTAATTGGAGCCAACGCCAGCTTGGCGTCTGCTTACGTGGCATTATTTTTCAcccatccttttttttttctttctttttccagaTTACCCCCTGCTTAGactttcaaaattgaatttggaGCCGTTGATCGTGTAGTATATCATACAGCATTAGCGTTTGCCTTTATACTGTTAACGTGCCATACAGGTGGGTCCGTGTGTTGGTATTGGATGGTGATTTGTTTGATGGTATAGATTGGTAATCGTACACGGCTCCACACAGGatcattattattagatttaaGTACATAACTtaagtgtttttttatttaaaaaaaaaaaaaaaggtacgtAACTTACACTCTTTTGAAGGAGGACAACAAAAAAGCTGGACCTTTGAAGGTTTTAGCAAATATGGATGTGAACAGATGAACTGAATTTTCAGtggaattatttattaattttaaatgtcaGCTGGACTGGTAAAGATAATATgggtaattataatttattaggCATTATCAAATCTTCATATCAGAAAATAGCAAGCACATTTTATGATGATATCCCATGAGTTGGCATGgtcataataaattattgaaaggGACCATATATATAACACAAGGacaattaatgtaatatatttagataaattaaatcagTCATggaattattttacttttatattttccctcttatttattttgtatttttatggTTGTTAATAGGAGTTTGTAATcttcatataattatttttgccTACCTTGCATCTACgtatattgtttttatattggtgaagtactaaattatttgcttatttatatACATTTATTCTTGGTAGGCATCTGGATTATGGTTTAAGATGAATTCTTCAATAATTGGATTCAACAGCGAGCATGGGAGCTAAAAAGCTTGGACGATTGTGCATTATACATGCAATTAGAGAGCACCCCACATGTATTTGTTGTAATTATTCAATCAGTGAGCCACTTTAAGGATGTCAATCAAAGAGCAATACAGAAATATCATgaatcatctttttttttttggggggggttGAAGTGAttagcttttttttaataataataattttggtgCATTATATTCCCCATTAAACACGACAAGAAATTAAAGCTTGCCAAAAATACGGATGCAGACGAAATGGTAGAGAATCTACTTTACTGCGAGTTACAGGATTTTGTACTTCAAGCCTACGGGTCCCATTTTGCTTTGTCTAatcttttgaatttgaaagtaATAGAAGCTCTATTACCAAAAATGGGACAAATATGACAGttaaaaaggttaaaaaaaaactagtggACGAAAGATGGGTTCTTTAATCATGAAATAATATCGatgattttgagttttaactTTTAACCATGGGTAATTACTAATTGATCGCAGGAGCCTCTAAAAGTTAACTtgtaatcataaaaatttaacccCAAGGAGCCTGTTTGTCCCATTTTGAGCTCTGAAATTAATAATGCTCCTCTTGCTTCTGAAGACTTAAACACGCCCTTAAGTTGATTTGAAGCCATAACGAAAGGATTTGTCTGCCACAAtctcaatcatttttttagtcTTATATGGTCAACTATAACTTTATGTCTCGCGAAATGATTTGCTAAGCATTTTGGGGGTCATCTTGCAAAGTCTCCcacttctcacaaagaaaaagaataaaaaaaaaattgatgtagTTGGatgatttaaaagtatatgtAAACCATTTGTAAGAAATTGGACATGTAATTAGATAGTCAAAACTAGATAATAAGTACACGTAATCAAATGTAACTTGAacgttaaaaaataaaaatttatataagaagAGGAACCCCCTTCATTTATTACGTCTGagttaaagtttgaaatatattgttacaaatatttaaagagtgtagggattacaaaatgaaactaaagtgtcaaactcaaaatttatgatttgtaAGTCGTACATTTATGAGTGTCAATAATCTTTATAACGAAAATGAACTGGCAAGTGTCAACACACATACATGACACATAACTCTGCAGCACGAGATGGTCCAAACTCCTAAATCGATCGACCCATGCATGGACCTTATTCGTAGCCATGTGCACGTGAGATGGAACCATTGAAATGTTGATGGAGGAATAAGCTATAAAGCTTTTTGTCACATGCAAGACCATTCGTGGTTCCTGCAAAACCTGGCTAGCCATTTGCATCCATCTGTTTCTCTCCgcaacattaattaaaacaaggaaaacaaaacaacatcATTAACTCGACAGAGAAAAAGATGGCACTCGGCAGTGGCccggattaatttattaaacccTAAATTACAGATTTAGCAAAGGGTCTGCTTCCATAATCGTTGTCAAGATCACATGTTTTTCCGATTTTGGTTTGTTCTTGTTGATCCATCTAAAGACATAAGGGCATAAGCTATTATGCAGGCAACATTCTTAAACTCTTTTATGTGCCCTTGCTTGTAGATAAAGGAGAAGTTGAGGCAGAAAGGTCATTGATTCGGTCTGTTGAATTGGCTTCAACAGTGTCTTAAATCTTTAGCCATTTCGATTTAGGGTTAAAGTAAGGTGACATGCAAGGTGGCTTCCACCAGCAATTAGACAATGAAGTTGTGTAATATCCACATCTGATGCTTAGAGATCTGGGGCAGAGATTTAATATGTGGTAGGTCCCAAATCAAATTTGGTTCCCGTTGTATTGATACGCCCATGTATTTGGTCAAGATAATCGTATGCAGATTAAGCACTTTCCTGGAATAAAATCCAATGGCaaatttttgagaagtaaatATTTGGGGGTTTCAAGTGAGTCCCACTGCCACTGCCTTCAGTTTTTAGTCCCTGCGATACAACGCTCCGCCTTTTGTTGAAAACTCAGCCGGCACTGTGTCTAACATACCATtagaatttgagtttttttttttatagagaatatggtgaataaaaaaaaaaaaagaagataatttcatcctttttatatattcaatgTGACTCAAAAACTCGAAAAATTTACAACATCAATATACCCAAGAAagtgaataattaaaaaaaaaaaaatagtatggTTTAGAGATGTTTTCATATTTGTACTTTGTAATAGTCGTTGTATTTCTCATTTAATAGCAGTCGTATCCGTTATATGATATGTTAAAATGGTGTTGATGATTTTAGTTCAAAATAgtgtttattgttttaattagtCGAAAAAATCATCAGAATTAACATGCGCTTTGAAAGCAGAAATTATTTCAGTTATTGTTGTATTATGGTCATTCACTTAATTAATACACTTGTAATGGTATATGTTCTCATGAGCTAcgttaaaatgtaaaaattgaaTGAATGCAAGCATAGAATGAAGTTGCTTTCTTGATTGTCGATGAGCTGTGATTCAAACTAAGttgctaataaataatttttgacattGCTACGGTCAGAATTGAAGTTCtggataaatttaaaatgtcgTAAATTCAGTCTAAATACTTGCTTATCTGGTAAACAAAAGAAGGCGACGGAGTACGGGTAGGTTCATGGATATGGAGGGCGAGGATCAACGTGAGTGAAGTGAATAGAAACAGCTCATGCGATACGATCATACGAATAATCATGCGCGGCTGATCTCGCTCGCATCACGCGCGTGGGACCGGGGCTCGCACGTGAATGATTCACTGTTCAATACATACAATAAGACTCTGACACGTGCGGTGAGAGGGGGTGTGCTCTCTGATCCTCTCTGTCCGTTCCCTTCGCTTTTGCCGCACGCATACGTCACGCTCATTAATTCAGTTTCCTCTTTAGGAACATCTGATCCAATAGCATCTGACCACCTGTCGCAAAGTTTCTGTCACTGTTGCAGCCGAACTGATGTGATGCGCCTGTTTGATGATCAGCGTAGGCTAGTCTTTTGCCCTCAAGATTCGGAATCCAAGTAGCCTTGTAACGACATCAAGATAGTAATTCCAATTTCCAAGATTAATGTTAGTGTTTCATGATTCTTGCTAAATTCGAGTTTTAATCGATTTATAAACTTTTAGTTTGGAATTTATATTACCAGTTAATTGGTaacgattttttttctttatttaaatcggcaattctctttttaaattattctttaacaTTAGGTGTCGACCgtctcaaaataaatttgaacttaatttaaatgagtGCAGATATTTGGGTtctgatataaaataaataaatgaatgccAGTACATTAAGAAAATATCTAAACACGGTGTTGGATcgtaaattgaaaaattggaacatataattttgtaatttataatgAATGCGACATATAAATGtcacattattttaaaatattttgtgttaagtgattatttgttttattattttatttttacgtaataataatttacagaAACATGTTTTTAGGCAAATCACATCacttataatattatttttatttttatttttttatagagtacaatttttatattttaaaagcgTAGGTATAACACTATTAATAATTGAACGAGCAATATATTATGCATGTAGAAGcacatttaattataattttctcctAGACAGAGGCATATGTCCTTCCTTATTTTTGCTTACTCTGAAAGTTCACACTAAGAGGCCACTTAGAATTGTCTTTAAGAGGTTcgaaattgattttcaaagaCTGAAAGCTAGTTTtggtatttgataaatttttaaaaaataacttttggTAAAATCATCTTGTCCTacattagattttttaaaagtagaaaagattagcttttaaaattttaattttgacaatcaattttataattaatacaattctatatatattctcaaatatattataaaaatccaagattattcttattgaattaagaaataaaatttttatcataaatatattgagataacaaaataaaaaataaaattattaaaataaaaatattttacttatcaaattttatatatacacacacacacatacatgtTAATAAATGggcaaataaattttatccaacATGATGTCcattttatctatttatattCTCACGACAgtttactaataaatttactatatatatatatgactgCCTTCAAAACTTACAATACTTTTACACACAAATTTTACTAAgaatttaattggttctccttaaaactcattatttttatagcacaactaacaataattattttaaaaattacagtattATCAAATTGGGCTTAAAGACTAATTAACtatgttaatttaaaaaaaaatcataaatattagtTTTGATCTACATAAATTGCCAATTCCAATTACCTCCActgaatttgatattttcgTGACCCGTCCTTATCATTTGTCTCATCTTACCAGACAATTATTCGGAAATATTTTACTCGAAAAATTGTTAACCGTCGGTGAAATCAATACTCGACCACTTCCACTCTCTGCGTCGTCTTGTTTGTAATGTTTATAGTCAAACGGCAAGTTGCGTCTCATGTTTCGATCATTAAATCATTTAATCACgacaaaattaaagataaatgcCAGAGGACCACGTATTGCTAATCAACAGGGAATTGACAATAACAAAACCCGCATTATTTGTGATTAAAACAACGTCAAAATTTTTCGTCCGATTAACCTTCAATTGCTTCCTTGACGGGGcaaatcaaccaaaaattggaaaataattGTCTGAAGCAACTTCTTGAGCGTCCAATCACAGGGGAACATATCTGAAATGGGACCCAAATGTTGCCCCCTCAGCAGCGCACCACGTGATAATGCATGGCCGACACACCTGGTTGATCGATGCTAGCGTACATAAAGAAACCAGAGTCCGCTGGCCCTCCATCCGAAGATTTATCACGTGGATAAGACAGCCAGTAAGAGCATTTGTGGTCCATCACGAATCGCCGTCCAGATGTGATCAGTCAGAGTCAGTGGAGTATCCGACGGTGGGCATCCACTGTCCATTCAGAAGGAGACGTGGGGACTTTGTCGGGGGGATCCCGAGGAGAAGTTTTGGGTTGGCGATGACTGACTTGTGTGAATTCGTGATGAAGAAAGGAGCAGTTCTCTTTTTTCCCCAACAACAAAGCCGATATTGTATGGGACTGGGCACCttcctcttctttctttgAAGTTTGAATTGCTTTGTGTATGGGGACTCTTTAGGCTGGGGTCTGCCTCCGCCTctctatattatttatgtCGTTgcatgtattaattaatttgcaggTGTGGATGGGAGACCCATGCACGTGAGCTTCATGACTTGGCTGCTGTCTTGGGGCCTCCATGGTCACGTGCGCTGCATGCCTCCTTCtattactctctctctctcaaaaatAGTCTTACGACGATGATTGATGAGTGATTGATGGCTTCAATCTTGCTCTTAATTATTAGAGAGTTCTCAACGGGCACTGTCATGCCAGTTCCATTCCAAAGATGAGGACTACTTGTGTTGGGCTGTATCATGTCTCCTTACTTGAACTCCCAGTTTAGTATGCAGGTTGTGTTcaagtatttggtaaacattctcgattttaatttttattatcgGTATTAATTAACTTTGCTCCAATTTTTACAAGCTGTAATTTACCGAACGATCGTTCATCCTTTACTCATTTGATAGTTAGTTCTTTCATTTGCAGGCGTGACATTGTAGTTCTTTCTTTGATTGTGCTCTTTGTTGTCACTTTCAATAAACCTTTAATCCGTTTCATTTTGTGTACTTGTAATACATAATACAAACCGTAAATGTTGTGGACACCATCAACATATTATAGATAGATCTCTGTCTCAAAGTTCTGGGGAATGATCAAGTGTCGCGTTTGGGAAAATATATCTCCGCTGCTTTTATCTACAATAGAAAGACAAACACACGTATCTCTTAATTGGATGTAGCGCAGGCATGCAAATTAACCATTTCAAGGGAGGCCAGATTTAATGTACTCTTAAGTCGTCCTCTTCTTGAATGCCAGTACCTTCTGATTGCATGTAGTAGGTAGTTGTAAAGGATATATAGCAGCCAACCATATGCAATGTCACTACACTACCCCACGCTAATACAGTTGTGCTTATCGGCATAGTTTGATCTGTgctattggaaaaaaaaattggagaaaaTACATGTTGACTGCTCTTTTAGAGTTTATTTCAATGGTCAAATTCACATCGCCAAATCTAGATTCTCTAAAGGCCATGATGgtttcatcatcttcatcgaGTCAAACTTCATGTAACATacagatattttaatattctgcGCATGAATCACTGAGAGTTAAGCCTTTGAATGTCAACCAACTGGTAAAGATCACCTCGCCTTTGCTTTGATAATGGAAGGCTTGTCCTGGATTTTGAGTTGGCACTTGATTAGAGGGAGAATACAAATGAATAAGCATTTTACCAGATTTTTGTGCAACAGGACTATTTGATGGGTTGCAAAGTCACATCACCTTCTTAACTCAAGTATCGAATAATCAATCTCCGCTATTATTATGTCCTCAGCATGTTCAGTGGTAGCCAAAACTTCTCCAAACTGT from Citrus sinensis cultivar Valencia sweet orange chromosome 9, DVS_A1.0, whole genome shotgun sequence carries:
- the LOC102611186 gene encoding protein BIG GRAIN 1-like B, with amino-acid sequence MYKREQKLREDRYMQERKNPSFSSSLLDEIYRSTDDGVAKSPDLKFYRETMNTRQSRSRGRSSKPVEEEQMSSLQRACLIEKWMDKKVGEKANPKQGQVWNDCERRLHRDHDHDQDVMFFSSTSSSSDSSSGGFSSSDTDSLYGSRSGASFFEPRRPKPVRTSVAAAQAQPEKAKRTERTERAALFYEQRELHLFDDYQYRHYNSATPKQLDGTDLIKSKSRALKIYNNLKKVKQPISPGGRLASFINSLFTAGNAKKTKNSASSLNASYDDDVMNAVRSSKSGQVSTCSSASSFSRSCLSKSSPSTRERLRNGAQRSVRFYPVSVIVDEDCRPCGHKCLYEEDNTSLMSVSVATAWKIGKSPSRKNEVERVGEMAREFLKDYHQNQKKNDVIMRDVRVNYDDDDDDAASCSSSDLFELDHLNVIGNDRYCEELPVYETTHVGTNRAIANGLIM